The following coding sequences are from one Pseudonocardia sp. EC080619-01 window:
- a CDS encoding cation acetate symporter, with translation MTVTAVVSLIAIVLVAVVSGVIGSIAHRTRLTSDFLVASRSVPSRLNAGAISGEYLSSASFLGIAGLILLQGVDALWYAVGYTAGYLFLLLFVAAPLRRSGAYTVPDFADARLASPALRRVCTSVVIVICWLYLLPQIQGAGLTLGIVTGLPDWIGAAAAGVIVLATVALGGMRSVTFVQAFQYWFKLTALAVPVVIGLAVWFGDSHTFARDEPPEFREPTTVSVTTPVTLDVRLSVDVTARGTVDGQPVDGPLRWVAGSSHEVAPGTELDFAAGEPVPVTSGSPSDDESWLRPFGGGEQHQLLATYSLILATFLGTMGLPHVLGRFYTNSDGRAARRSAVLVIAMLGGFYLLVTLMGVLSRVYTPQLLVTGRTDAAVLLLPSAILGSGVLGILVGGLVAAGAWAAFLSTASGLLVSLASVISTDVLAGRGKMTRRFPLATVLAGIVPTVVALVPTGLNFAEAVALVFAVAASTFCPLLILGIWWRGLTDIGAIAGVVVGGVASAGAVIAALAGLDAFLPGGSGGWAGVLLYRPAIVSVPLAFLTMVVVSELTRSRRPADAGQVLLRLHAPERLGLMRDRLDDRT, from the coding sequence ATGACCGTGACCGCCGTCGTCTCCCTGATCGCGATCGTCCTGGTCGCGGTGGTGTCCGGAGTGATCGGGTCGATCGCGCACCGCACCCGGCTCACCTCGGACTTCCTCGTCGCCTCGCGGTCGGTGCCGTCCCGGCTCAACGCCGGTGCGATCTCCGGCGAGTACCTGTCCTCGGCGTCGTTCCTCGGCATCGCCGGGCTGATCCTGCTCCAGGGGGTCGACGCCCTCTGGTACGCCGTCGGGTACACCGCCGGCTACCTGTTCCTGCTGCTGTTCGTCGCGGCCCCGCTGCGCCGGTCCGGGGCCTACACCGTCCCGGACTTCGCCGACGCCCGGCTCGCCTCGCCCGCGCTGCGCCGGGTGTGCACGAGCGTCGTCATCGTCATCTGCTGGCTCTACCTGCTGCCGCAGATCCAGGGCGCCGGACTGACGCTCGGGATCGTCACCGGGTTGCCGGACTGGATCGGCGCCGCCGCCGCGGGCGTGATCGTGCTGGCCACGGTGGCGCTGGGCGGCATGCGGTCGGTGACGTTCGTGCAGGCCTTCCAGTACTGGTTCAAGCTCACCGCGCTGGCCGTCCCGGTGGTCATCGGGCTGGCCGTCTGGTTCGGCGACTCGCACACCTTCGCCCGTGACGAGCCGCCCGAGTTCCGCGAGCCGACGACGGTCTCGGTGACCACCCCGGTCACCCTCGACGTCCGGCTCTCGGTCGACGTGACCGCCCGCGGCACCGTCGACGGGCAGCCGGTCGACGGCCCGCTCCGCTGGGTCGCCGGTTCCTCCCACGAGGTCGCCCCCGGCACCGAGCTCGACTTCGCCGCGGGGGAGCCGGTGCCGGTGACCAGCGGTTCCCCGTCCGACGACGAGAGCTGGCTGCGCCCCTTCGGCGGTGGCGAGCAGCACCAGCTGCTCGCCACGTACTCGCTGATCCTCGCGACGTTCCTGGGCACGATGGGCCTGCCCCACGTGCTCGGCCGCTTCTACACGAACTCCGACGGCCGCGCGGCCCGGCGCAGCGCCGTCCTCGTCATCGCGATGCTCGGTGGCTTCTACCTGCTGGTGACGCTGATGGGCGTGCTGTCCCGGGTGTACACGCCGCAGCTGCTGGTCACCGGCCGCACCGACGCGGCCGTCCTGCTGCTGCCGTCGGCGATCCTGGGCAGCGGTGTGCTCGGGATCCTGGTGGGCGGGTTGGTGGCGGCCGGGGCGTGGGCGGCGTTCCTGTCCACGGCGTCCGGGCTCCTGGTGAGCCTGGCCAGCGTCATCTCCACCGACGTCCTCGCCGGGCGCGGCAAGATGACCCGGCGCTTCCCGCTGGCCACGGTGCTGGCCGGGATCGTGCCGACGGTCGTCGCGCTGGTCCCGACCGGGCTCAACTTCGCCGAGGCCGTGGCGCTGGTGTTCGCGGTGGCGGCGTCGACGTTCTGCCCGCTGCTGATCCTGGGGATCTGGTGGCGCGGGCTCACCGACATCGGGGCGATCGCGGGCGTCGTCGTCGGCGGGGTCGCCTCGGCCGGTGCGGTGATCGCTGCCCTGGCCGGGCTGGACGCGTTCCTCCCGGGTGGCTCGGGCGGCTGGGCCGGTGTGCTGCTGTACCGGCCGGCGATCGTCAGCGTGCCGCTGGCCTTCCTGACCATGGTCGTGGTGTCGGAGCTGACCCGGTCGCGGCGCCCCGCGGACGCCGGTCAGGTACTGCTGCGCCTGCACGCTCCCGAACGTCTGGGGCTGATGCGTGATCGTTTGGATGACCGCACCTGA
- a CDS encoding S49 family peptidase gives MRIPAAVTSRLPGKLGETVGAAGAPVVSVVRLHGVISAQAAPVPRQVLNAASVEKVLERAFAPDRLAAVALVINSPGGSPTQSQLIGDRIRSLAAEAEVPVLAFCEDVAASGGYWLACAADEIYACSTSIVGSIGVVSAGFGLDGLIDKWGVSRRLHTAGGSKSRLDPFLPEKAEDVAWLTGLQEQLHERFTGWVRERRGDRLAGDTELFDGEVWLGERARELGLVDGIGTVHDVLDERFPDAEQRPVEQRRPLLARLGAGGGAARAHSFGDPADVAFELLSAVETKATWARYGL, from the coding sequence CTGCGCATACCGGCCGCCGTCACCTCCCGGTTGCCCGGCAAGCTCGGTGAGACCGTCGGAGCCGCCGGGGCGCCGGTGGTCTCGGTGGTCCGGCTGCACGGTGTGATCAGCGCCCAGGCCGCACCGGTGCCCCGCCAGGTGCTCAACGCCGCCTCGGTCGAGAAGGTGCTGGAGCGGGCGTTCGCCCCGGACCGGCTCGCCGCCGTCGCCCTGGTGATCAACTCGCCGGGTGGCTCGCCGACCCAGTCCCAGCTGATCGGTGACCGGATCCGCAGCCTGGCCGCGGAGGCCGAGGTGCCGGTACTGGCGTTCTGCGAGGACGTCGCCGCCTCCGGTGGCTACTGGCTCGCCTGCGCCGCCGACGAGATCTACGCCTGCTCCACCTCGATCGTCGGCTCGATCGGCGTCGTCAGCGCCGGGTTCGGGCTCGACGGCCTGATCGACAAGTGGGGCGTGTCCCGCCGGCTGCACACCGCCGGCGGCTCGAAGTCGCGGCTGGACCCGTTCCTGCCGGAGAAGGCCGAGGACGTCGCCTGGCTCACCGGCCTGCAGGAGCAGCTGCACGAGCGGTTCACCGGCTGGGTCCGCGAGCGCCGCGGCGACCGGCTCGCGGGGGACACCGAGCTGTTCGACGGCGAGGTGTGGCTCGGTGAGCGCGCCCGCGAGCTCGGGCTCGTCGACGGCATCGGCACCGTGCACGACGTCCTGGACGAGCGGTTCCCGGACGCCGAGCAGCGCCCGGTCGAGCAGCGCAGGCCGCTGCTCGCCCGGCTCGGGGCCGGTGGTGGCGCGGCCCGGGCTCACTCGTTCGGTGATCCGGCCGACGTCGCGTTCGAACTGCTCTCGGCGGTGGAGACGAAGGCCACCTGGGCCCGCTACGGGCTGTGA
- a CDS encoding rhodanese-like domain-containing protein, with product MSDQVPTVSVSDVPADAPLLDVRELDEWTAGHAPAARHLPMSELAGRMGEVPTDDPLFVVCRSGGRSGRVVAYLAQQGFPAVNVAGGMQDWAASGRDVITDDGSAPRIA from the coding sequence ATGTCCGACCAGGTGCCCACCGTGAGCGTGTCCGACGTGCCCGCCGACGCCCCGTTGCTGGACGTCCGCGAGCTCGACGAGTGGACCGCAGGCCATGCCCCGGCCGCCCGTCACCTGCCGATGTCGGAGCTGGCCGGCCGGATGGGCGAGGTGCCCACCGACGACCCGCTCTTCGTCGTGTGCCGCTCCGGCGGCCGCTCCGGGCGGGTCGTCGCCTACCTCGCCCAGCAGGGCTTCCCCGCGGTGAACGTGGCCGGCGGGATGCAGGACTGGGCGGCCTCGGGTCGCGACGTGATCACCGACGACGGCAGCGCCCCCCGGATCGCCTGA
- a CDS encoding sensor histidine kinase encodes MRVESGVLAVVDGTTVLTPSLVLLLAVVVVVLAVAVFVFLWQRNRRNNMVSPLAKATFSALHTVALAAPVLREGLSARSASQALPYLRQLLETTAMAMTDSRGTVLGWDGSADQHQQDVQTLADRVVSTGRMELMSHTSIKCSQPGCEVRGIVVVPLESDGTIIGTLAALTPATAGPPVLRATGEVARYVSSQLELAELDDSRARLNRAEVRALRAQISPHFVYNALTTIASFIRTDPSRARELLIEFADFTRYSFRSAGEYTTLTDELDNIQRYVQLEKARFGNRLNIRLQIDDEIKNVVLPFLALQPLVENAVRHGLSGKPNGGTVTIRAENAGSECVIVVEDDGVGMDPARLNEDLDDAHLSGAHVGLGNVDDRMRSAFGDNFGLVVDTNVGAGMKITLRVPKFRAGIRA; translated from the coding sequence GTGCGGGTGGAGTCGGGGGTGCTCGCCGTCGTCGACGGCACGACGGTGCTGACGCCGTCGCTGGTGCTGCTGCTGGCGGTCGTCGTGGTCGTCCTCGCGGTCGCAGTGTTCGTCTTCCTCTGGCAGCGCAACCGCCGCAACAACATGGTCTCCCCCCTGGCGAAGGCCACGTTCTCGGCGCTGCACACGGTGGCGCTGGCCGCGCCGGTGCTGCGCGAGGGGCTCTCGGCGCGTTCGGCGTCGCAGGCGTTGCCCTACCTGCGCCAGCTGCTCGAGACGACCGCGATGGCGATGACCGACTCGCGCGGCACGGTCCTGGGCTGGGACGGCAGCGCCGACCAGCACCAGCAGGACGTCCAGACGCTCGCCGACCGGGTGGTCTCCACCGGCCGGATGGAGCTGATGAGCCACACCTCCATCAAGTGCAGCCAGCCCGGCTGCGAGGTCCGCGGCATCGTCGTCGTGCCGCTGGAGAGCGACGGCACCATCATCGGCACGCTGGCCGCGCTCACGCCGGCGACCGCGGGGCCGCCCGTCCTGCGGGCGACCGGCGAGGTCGCCCGGTACGTGTCGAGCCAGCTGGAGCTGGCCGAGCTCGACGACTCGCGGGCCCGGCTGAACCGGGCCGAGGTCCGTGCGCTTCGGGCGCAGATCTCGCCGCACTTCGTCTACAACGCGCTGACCACGATCGCGTCCTTCATCCGGACCGACCCGTCCCGTGCCCGCGAGCTGCTGATCGAGTTCGCCGACTTCACGCGGTACTCGTTCCGTTCCGCCGGCGAGTACACGACGCTGACCGACGAGCTCGACAACATCCAGCGCTACGTGCAGCTGGAGAAGGCCCGGTTCGGCAACCGGCTCAACATCCGGCTGCAGATCGACGACGAGATCAAGAACGTGGTCCTCCCGTTCCTGGCGTTGCAGCCGCTGGTGGAGAACGCGGTCCGGCACGGCCTCTCCGGCAAGCCGAACGGCGGCACCGTCACCATCCGCGCGGAGAACGCCGGGTCCGAATGCGTGATCGTCGTGGAGGACGACGGGGTCGGCATGGACCCGGCCCGGCTGAACGAGGACCTCGACGACGCCCACCTGTCCGGAGCCCACGTCGGCCTCGGCAACGTCGACGACCGGATGCGGTCGGCGTTCGGCGACAACTTCGGTCTGGTCGTCGACACCAACGTCGGCGCCGGTATGAAGATCACCTTGCGGGTGCCCAAGTTCCGGGCGGGCATCCGGGCCTGA
- a CDS encoding LytTR family DNA-binding domain-containing protein — protein sequence MDSNDTTRGLVVLAVDDEQPALEEMAFLLNDEPRVATVLKAGESTEALRILNGRRAGAPAGGQSGPGGGTDVAEQTDIDAVFLDIRMPGLDGLELARVLQNMAVQPAIVFVTAHDDRAVDAYDVGAIDYLLKPLRTERLSAAVDRILATRRAGAVEPVREEGTVTGGGDDEVIPVELAGTTKLVPRSAVRYVEAQGDYARLHTTDGSHLVRIPLSVLEDRWRDAGFVRIHRSFLVALPLVTELRLAGSGYVVRIGSGAETAELPVSRRHTRELKDRLVRATKQAWSQR from the coding sequence GTGGACAGCAACGACACCACTCGGGGACTCGTCGTGCTCGCGGTGGACGACGAGCAGCCCGCGCTCGAGGAGATGGCCTTCCTGCTGAACGACGAACCGCGGGTCGCGACCGTCCTGAAGGCGGGGGAGTCCACCGAGGCTCTGCGCATCCTGAACGGTCGCCGCGCGGGAGCGCCCGCTGGGGGCCAGTCCGGCCCCGGGGGCGGGACCGACGTCGCCGAGCAGACCGACATCGACGCCGTGTTCCTCGACATCCGCATGCCCGGGCTCGACGGCCTGGAACTCGCCCGGGTGCTCCAGAACATGGCCGTGCAGCCGGCGATCGTGTTCGTGACGGCGCACGACGACCGCGCCGTCGACGCCTACGACGTCGGTGCCATCGACTACCTGCTCAAGCCGCTGCGCACCGAACGGCTCTCGGCCGCGGTGGACCGCATCCTCGCGACCCGGCGTGCCGGGGCCGTCGAGCCGGTCCGCGAGGAGGGCACCGTCACGGGTGGCGGCGACGACGAGGTGATCCCGGTCGAGCTGGCCGGCACCACGAAGCTCGTCCCACGGTCCGCGGTGCGCTACGTCGAGGCCCAGGGCGACTACGCCCGGCTGCACACCACCGACGGCAGCCACCTCGTCCGGATCCCGCTGTCGGTGCTGGAGGACCGCTGGCGTGATGCCGGATTCGTCCGGATCCACCGCTCGTTCCTGGTGGCGCTGCCGCTGGTCACCGAGCTGCGGCTGGCCGGGTCCGGGTACGTCGTCCGGATCGGGTCCGGTGCGGAGACGGCCGAGCTGCCGGTCAGCCGCCGGCACACCCGTGAGCTGAAGGACCGTCTCGTCCGCGCGACCAAGCAGGCGTGGAGCCAGAGGTGA
- a CDS encoding DUF485 domain-containing protein: MSSPAERSTGTIYQQVQASPEFRAFRGRLRRYVFPMTAIFLAWYLVYIGLAGYAPEFMSIRVTGTITVGLLIGLGQFVSTFLITTLYVRFAEREIDGPAAELRARVEQGGEVRA, translated from the coding sequence ATGAGCAGCCCCGCTGAGCGCTCGACCGGCACGATCTACCAGCAGGTCCAGGCCAGCCCGGAGTTCCGTGCGTTCCGCGGTCGGCTCCGCCGCTACGTGTTCCCGATGACGGCGATCTTCCTCGCCTGGTACCTCGTCTACATCGGCCTCGCCGGCTATGCCCCCGAGTTCATGTCCATCCGCGTCACCGGGACGATCACCGTCGGCCTGCTGATCGGGCTCGGGCAGTTCGTCAGCACGTTCCTGATCACGACGCTGTACGTGCGGTTCGCGGAGCGCGAGATCGACGGCCCGGCCGCCGAGCTGCGGGCCCGCGTCGAGCAGGGCGGGGAGGTGCGGGCATGA
- a CDS encoding DUF4328 domain-containing protein, with the protein MSVPGRIPPQTGGRVPPPCPRCGRTAPPGSGAFCPWCGRYLAALDWVATVPGTVSDPAPASGGTDRYAGPPRYRSVPGWGLPVGPWRRPVSPGDGPAQPIDRARWLAGQLVPVLWVLVVVSAIAAVAEAWRYGLLLVSRSDALSPVAVGWSDAMVWFGGWSSVAAVIAAGVLTVSWSLWAYRAAADRSGTRAWRSRRWIVAGWVVPGWNLAGPGSLLAETEHAALGLEPQRRPSPSRELLVWWGLWIASLLLATVALVWRFRSGTQALADGVVLHVWANAVAAVTAYRTIRVVRWITGLLEPDPQGPRELLVRAVPGAAPGASPTAAPPAAERPDPTPPEPAEAPAAR; encoded by the coding sequence GTGTCCGTACCCGGGCGGATCCCGCCGCAGACCGGTGGCCGCGTACCGCCGCCGTGCCCGCGGTGCGGCCGGACGGCTCCGCCCGGCAGTGGTGCCTTCTGCCCGTGGTGCGGCCGGTACCTGGCGGCGCTGGACTGGGTGGCGACCGTGCCGGGCACCGTGTCCGATCCGGCGCCGGCGTCCGGCGGCACCGACCGCTACGCCGGTCCGCCCCGCTACCGGTCGGTGCCGGGATGGGGTCTGCCGGTCGGGCCGTGGCGGCGGCCCGTGTCGCCGGGCGACGGTCCGGCCCAGCCGATCGACCGGGCCCGGTGGCTGGCCGGCCAGCTGGTCCCGGTGCTGTGGGTGCTCGTCGTCGTGAGCGCGATCGCCGCGGTCGCGGAGGCGTGGCGGTACGGCCTGTTGCTGGTCAGCCGGTCCGACGCGCTGTCCCCGGTCGCCGTCGGCTGGTCCGACGCGATGGTCTGGTTCGGCGGCTGGTCCTCGGTGGCGGCGGTGATCGCGGCCGGTGTGCTGACCGTGTCCTGGAGCCTGTGGGCCTATCGCGCGGCGGCAGACCGGTCGGGGACGCGGGCCTGGCGCAGCCGTCGGTGGATCGTGGCCGGCTGGGTCGTGCCGGGCTGGAACCTCGCCGGCCCCGGATCCCTGCTGGCGGAGACCGAGCACGCGGCGCTCGGGCTGGAGCCGCAGCGCCGGCCCTCGCCGTCGCGGGAGCTGCTCGTGTGGTGGGGGCTCTGGATCGCGTCGCTGCTGCTCGCGACGGTCGCGCTGGTCTGGCGCTTCCGGTCGGGCACGCAGGCGCTGGCCGACGGGGTCGTGCTGCACGTGTGGGCGAACGCGGTCGCCGCGGTCACCGCGTACCGGACGATCCGCGTCGTCCGGTGGATCACCGGTCTGCTGGAGCCGGATCCACAGGGTCCGCGGGAGCTGCTGGTACGGGCGGTTCCGGGCGCGGCGCCGGGAGCATCGCCGACAGCGGCGCCACCCGCAGCGGAGCGGCCGGACCCGACACCACCGGAGCCGGCGGAGGCGCCTGCAGCTCGGTGA
- a CDS encoding cytochrome P450 — translation MHAFDPADPGFLADPYPSYAELRAAGPVHDHPGLGLPVAVSHAACSAVLRDRGLGRIWSDAEPAAELASFNLLHRNSLLEREGEPHTRLRRLVASAFARGHTERLAPLVRSRAEALVDDLVRRVRDGEPADLVALVAEPLPVAVIADLLGVPEDRREPLRDWSDAIVRMYEPDPGDDGRAAAERASTAFVALLRELVAERRAGGGGPGGPDGRDLVGDLLAVRGSADESSDRISDDELVGTAVLLLMAGHEATVNVVGNGVYALLRHPEQWQRLLADPSLVGTAVEELIRFDAPLQLFDRTAVTDTTVGGHPVPAGTRIGALLGAAGRDPAVFGDDADRLDVGRSPNPHLGFGAGAHYCLGAPLARLEIAEVLRALVRELPGAAVHGTPVRRPRFVMRGWAELALTG, via the coding sequence ATGCATGCGTTCGATCCGGCCGACCCCGGTTTCCTCGCCGATCCGTACCCCTCCTACGCCGAGCTGCGCGCCGCGGGCCCGGTGCACGACCACCCCGGGCTCGGCCTCCCGGTCGCGGTGAGTCATGCGGCGTGCTCGGCCGTCCTGCGCGACCGCGGGCTGGGCCGGATCTGGTCCGACGCGGAGCCGGCGGCGGAGCTGGCGTCGTTCAACCTGCTGCACCGCAACTCGCTGCTGGAGCGCGAGGGCGAACCGCACACCCGCCTCCGACGGCTGGTGGCGTCGGCGTTCGCCCGCGGGCACACCGAGCGGCTGGCCCCGCTGGTGCGCTCCCGTGCCGAGGCGCTCGTCGACGACCTCGTCCGGCGGGTGCGCGACGGCGAGCCGGCCGATCTCGTCGCGCTGGTCGCCGAGCCGCTCCCGGTCGCGGTGATCGCCGACCTGCTCGGGGTGCCGGAGGACCGGCGGGAGCCGCTGCGGGACTGGTCTGACGCGATCGTGCGGATGTACGAGCCCGACCCCGGCGACGACGGCCGGGCCGCCGCCGAGCGGGCCTCCACCGCGTTCGTCGCGCTGCTCCGCGAGCTCGTCGCCGAGCGCCGCGCGGGTGGCGGCGGACCCGGTGGCCCGGACGGGCGGGACCTCGTCGGGGACCTGCTCGCCGTCCGCGGATCGGCCGACGAGTCCTCCGACCGGATCTCCGACGACGAGCTCGTCGGGACCGCCGTGCTGCTCCTCATGGCGGGCCACGAGGCGACGGTGAACGTCGTCGGCAACGGGGTGTACGCACTGCTCCGGCACCCGGAGCAGTGGCAGCGGCTGCTCGCCGACCCGTCGCTGGTCGGTACGGCCGTCGAGGAGCTGATCCGCTTCGACGCCCCGTTGCAGCTGTTCGACCGCACCGCCGTGACGGACACGACCGTCGGCGGACACCCGGTGCCCGCCGGGACCCGGATCGGGGCCCTGCTCGGCGCCGCCGGACGCGATCCGGCCGTGTTCGGCGACGACGCCGACCGGCTCGACGTGGGCCGCTCCCCCAACCCCCACCTGGGCTTCGGCGCCGGCGCGCACTACTGCCTCGGCGCGCCACTGGCCCGGCTGGAGATCGCCGAGGTGCTCCGGGCACTGGTGCGCGAACTGCCCGGCGCCGCGGTGCACGGGACACCGGTCCGCCGCCCGCGGTTCGTGATGCGCGGCTGGGCGGAGCTGGCCCTGACCGGCTGA